Proteins from a genomic interval of Leptospira bandrabouensis:
- a CDS encoding YidB family protein, producing the protein MSFFESLKAVAAQAVELVQNNPQVVSGIQKIIEENGGVSGIVQKFKDKGFAEAATSWVGTGENVNLNASDVMKVLGSDSVQELAKKVGLDSEATAGLIGNLLPMVIDKLSPDGKEPSGDITSQLSSLASLFTK; encoded by the coding sequence ATGAGTTTTTTTGAAAGTTTGAAAGCCGTCGCAGCTCAGGCAGTGGAGCTAGTCCAAAACAATCCTCAAGTTGTATCTGGAATCCAAAAGATCATAGAAGAGAATGGCGGAGTTTCTGGAATTGTCCAAAAGTTCAAAGACAAAGGGTTTGCAGAAGCCGCAACTTCTTGGGTTGGAACTGGGGAAAATGTGAATTTAAATGCATCCGATGTTATGAAGGTTTTGGGGAGTGACTCTGTTCAGGAACTTGCAAAAAAAGTAGGTTTGGATTCAGAAGCTACAGCAGGCCTCATTGGAAATTTATTGCCGATGGTGATTGATAAACTTTCTCCTGATGGAAAAGAACCAAGTGGAGATATAACTTCTCAACTATCTTCTTTGGCTTCCTTATTTACCAAATAG
- a CDS encoding SH3 domain-containing protein, which yields MKKLFLIFFTCLFLFQCKKSPSIEVGKNAFISATVLNARKTPSLDGEKVGKLKLGDEVKVLERSESDMDIDGLTAYWYKVQSTEITGWVFGGYLSHTKVESRDAMIAAVQGNFVFCKLPDRMECTDTIEFDGESFVYRKFNSYSGINEKLEGVFDVYADHLVFDTKSRLIRPSVFIQFPQTEEERTAYNNAYFEYTDSDEYLVSLSTYPVAGKEEIYFAVCGDNLLLIHEKKEKEEICKSEYAFAKSSYSSP from the coding sequence ATGAAGAAACTGTTTCTAATTTTTTTTACCTGCCTTTTTTTGTTTCAATGTAAAAAGTCTCCATCCATTGAAGTGGGTAAAAATGCTTTTATTTCTGCCACTGTCCTCAATGCGAGAAAAACACCAAGTTTAGATGGAGAAAAAGTGGGGAAACTAAAACTAGGTGATGAAGTAAAGGTTTTAGAACGTTCCGAAAGCGATATGGATATTGATGGACTTACCGCTTACTGGTATAAGGTGCAATCCACAGAAATCACAGGATGGGTTTTCGGTGGCTATCTTTCCCACACCAAAGTTGAATCACGAGATGCCATGATTGCGGCTGTGCAGGGAAATTTTGTTTTCTGTAAATTGCCCGATAGAATGGAATGTACAGATACTATTGAGTTTGATGGGGAAAGTTTCGTTTATAGAAAATTCAATTCGTATTCCGGAATCAACGAAAAGTTAGAAGGTGTGTTTGATGTTTATGCCGACCACTTAGTTTTTGATACAAAATCTAGGTTGATTCGCCCATCGGTTTTTATCCAATTTCCGCAAACGGAAGAAGAAAGAACCGCCTATAATAATGCTTATTTTGAATATACCGATTCTGACGAATATTTGGTTTCGTTAAGCACCTATCCTGTCGCTGGAAAAGAGGAGATTTACTTTGCGGTTTGTGGTGACAATCTTTTGTTGATACATGAAAAAAAGGAAAAAGAGGAAATTTGTAAAAGCGAATATGCTTTTGCTAAATCTTCTTATTCTTCACCTTAA
- a CDS encoding VanW family protein, whose amino-acid sequence MIPFIKLKIKVVLRWFGILLQGGPFRFGLKRYSSSRTICIWSEESKLTLPILSSPLKEGKLHNLQIAITRMNNKVLFPGKIFSFWYEMGEPSIKKGFKEGRVIRGGQVSSEIAGGLCQLSGIIYYLSLELGLEILERFPHSRDLYNEDTRFTPLGTDASVVYPTKDLRIKNTLSFPLYFSWDLNESELTFRIQSPLPIKRNKLYFKQTEKNGFSNVQVFVHSETDDKPILCSSDDYKL is encoded by the coding sequence TTGATTCCATTTATTAAACTTAAAATCAAAGTGGTACTCCGATGGTTTGGAATTCTTTTGCAGGGAGGACCTTTCCGCTTTGGATTAAAAAGATATAGCAGTAGTAGAACCATTTGCATTTGGTCCGAAGAATCGAAACTCACACTTCCTATACTTTCTTCTCCGCTCAAAGAAGGAAAACTCCATAACCTTCAAATTGCCATTACACGAATGAACAACAAGGTTCTGTTTCCAGGGAAAATTTTTTCTTTTTGGTATGAAATGGGAGAACCCTCAATCAAAAAAGGATTCAAAGAAGGAAGGGTGATCCGAGGAGGTCAAGTCAGTTCAGAAATTGCAGGTGGCCTTTGTCAATTGTCAGGAATTATTTATTATTTATCCTTAGAACTTGGTTTAGAAATTTTAGAACGTTTCCCCCACTCCCGCGATTTATACAATGAAGACACAAGGTTTACACCTCTGGGAACGGATGCATCCGTTGTATACCCGACCAAAGATTTACGTATCAAAAATACATTGTCTTTTCCTCTGTATTTTTCTTGGGATCTGAACGAATCTGAACTTACGTTTCGCATCCAATCTCCATTACCCATCAAACGTAATAAATTATATTTTAAACAAACAGAAAAAAATGGATTTTCGAATGTTCAAGTTTTTGTACATTCAGAAACAGATGACAAACCCATTCTTTGTTCCTCTGATGATTACAAATTATAA
- a CDS encoding DUF2452 domain-containing protein → METEETPHHSLTYGTSRLAPKISLVDRAKEIELAEESVQLHLHGKLEVIAGQIRRLKEEAELILKRAEKDIELHKARCQFEKKPGQTIHLYEKENGSYFSLLSPKDWGNHPPHSYKGSYIMNPDRSFTEVFLDSQE, encoded by the coding sequence ATGGAAACAGAGGAAACTCCCCATCATAGTCTTACCTATGGAACCAGTAGGCTTGCACCTAAAATCAGTCTTGTCGACCGGGCCAAAGAAATTGAATTGGCAGAAGAATCTGTCCAACTTCATTTGCATGGAAAACTGGAAGTCATTGCAGGACAAATCCGTCGCCTAAAAGAAGAAGCCGAACTCATTTTAAAACGTGCGGAAAAAGACATTGAACTTCACAAAGCCCGTTGCCAATTCGAAAAAAAACCAGGGCAAACCATTCATTTATATGAAAAAGAAAATGGTTCTTATTTTTCTCTCCTTTCTCCCAAAGATTGGGGAAACCATCCTCCACATTCCTACAAAGGTTCTTATATCATGAATCCAGATAGAAGTTTTACAGAAGTATTTTTAGACTCCCAAGAATAA